Proteins found in one Sporosarcina jeotgali genomic segment:
- a CDS encoding NCS2 family permease, whose product MKKYFEFEKLGTNYRREIIGGVTTFLAMAYILAVNPLVLSLDGVPDIPDAMRMNKGAVFVATALAAAVGSLFMGLIARYPIGLAPGMGLNAFFAFSVVLGYGIPWQTALTGVLFSGLIFIVLSLTGLREMIINAIPAQLKYAVGAGIGLFITFLGLQNANIIVGDPNTLVALGDLSQGPVLLAIFGLVITVIMMTRGIKGAIFYGMILTTVAGMLVSLIDVPDKVVSSVPSVAPTFGAAFEAIFNNPGELFTTQFLVIIITFLFVDFFDTAGTLVAVATQAGLMKEGKLPRAGKALLADSMATVTGAVFGTSTTTSYIESTAGVAAGAKTGFASVITGLLFLLALFFSPLLFVITPEVTAPALIIVGVLMVSNLGNIEWTRFEMAVPAFFTVIAMPLTYSIATGIAIGFIFYPITMLLSGRRKEIHPIMYILMVLFILYFIFIE is encoded by the coding sequence ATGAAAAAGTATTTCGAGTTTGAAAAGCTAGGTACAAATTATCGCAGGGAAATCATTGGGGGAGTAACTACATTCCTCGCAATGGCGTACATATTAGCTGTAAACCCGCTTGTTTTATCTCTTGACGGGGTACCGGATATTCCGGATGCAATGCGAATGAATAAAGGTGCAGTATTCGTTGCTACAGCGCTTGCGGCAGCAGTCGGTTCGTTATTTATGGGACTCATCGCACGATATCCAATCGGGTTAGCACCAGGCATGGGACTGAATGCATTCTTTGCATTCTCTGTCGTACTTGGATACGGAATCCCTTGGCAAACCGCTTTAACAGGTGTTTTATTCTCAGGACTTATTTTTATTGTTCTTTCATTAACTGGACTGCGTGAAATGATTATTAACGCAATCCCAGCGCAGCTCAAGTATGCAGTAGGTGCGGGAATCGGTTTGTTCATCACATTCCTGGGACTGCAAAACGCAAATATTATCGTAGGAGATCCAAATACGCTAGTCGCTTTAGGTGATTTATCACAAGGGCCAGTTTTACTTGCGATCTTTGGATTAGTAATTACAGTAATTATGATGACCCGAGGAATTAAAGGAGCCATCTTCTACGGAATGATCTTGACGACTGTAGCGGGAATGTTAGTAAGTCTTATTGACGTTCCGGACAAAGTCGTTTCAAGTGTCCCAAGTGTGGCGCCGACTTTTGGTGCGGCATTTGAAGCAATCTTCAATAATCCAGGCGAGTTGTTTACAACACAATTTCTTGTCATCATCATTACATTCTTGTTCGTAGACTTCTTTGATACAGCCGGAACACTTGTGGCAGTTGCAACTCAGGCGGGTTTGATGAAAGAAGGAAAGCTGCCGCGCGCAGGTAAAGCATTATTAGCAGATTCCATGGCGACTGTTACTGGTGCGGTCTTCGGTACTTCAACAACAACTTCTTACATTGAATCAACAGCTGGCGTTGCAGCTGGTGCGAAAACAGGATTTGCTTCTGTTATTACAGGACTCTTGTTCTTACTAGCATTATTCTTCTCTCCATTATTGTTTGTTATTACACCGGAAGTAACTGCTCCTGCATTGATCATCGTCGGAGTACTGATGGTTTCGAACTTGGGCAATATCGAGTGGACACGTTTCGAAATGGCAGTTCCAGCATTCTTCACTGTCATCGCGATGCCGTTGACGTATAGTATCGCAACAGGAATCGCGATTGGATTCATTTTCTATCCGATTACGATGCTGCTCAGCGGACGCCGTAAAGAGATTCATCCTATTATGTATATCTTGATGGTGCTATTCATCCTGTACTTCATCTTCATTGAATAA
- a CDS encoding DUF2179 domain-containing protein: protein MNPWVMVLIIFVINIVYVTFSTMRMILTLKGYRYFAALVSMIEVVVYVVGLGLVLDSLDQIQNLVAYALGFGSGVVVGTKIEEKMALGFITVNVITDELNKELASTLRTKGYGVTDWAAHGLGGNRSAMQILTPRKYELKLYTLIAELDPKAFIISYEPKTIRGGFLVKSVKRGKLFK from the coding sequence ATGAATCCTTGGGTAATGGTTTTAATTATCTTTGTAATTAATATTGTTTATGTAACTTTTTCTACCATGCGTATGATTTTAACGTTAAAAGGATATCGCTATTTTGCAGCCCTCGTTAGTATGATTGAAGTGGTCGTCTACGTAGTTGGACTGGGCTTAGTATTAGACAGTCTTGACCAGATACAGAACTTAGTTGCCTATGCACTCGGTTTCGGATCAGGAGTAGTTGTAGGGACTAAAATTGAAGAGAAAATGGCACTTGGCTTTATCACCGTTAACGTCATTACAGATGAGCTTAATAAAGAACTGGCATCGACGTTACGCACTAAAGGTTATGGTGTAACGGATTGGGCAGCCCATGGACTAGGGGGGAATCGTTCTGCGATGCAGATTTTGACCCCGCGTAAGTATGAACTGAAATTGTATACTTTGATTGCTGAGCTTGATCCTAAAGCTTTCATCATCTCCTATGAGCCTAAAACAATACGAGGTGGATTTTTGGTCAAGTCTGTTAAAAGAGGGAAGTTATTTAAGTGA
- the guaA gene encoding glutamine-hydrolyzing GMP synthase, which translates to MSAAPLLSEQEKIVVLDLGSTYNQLITRVIRDLGVYSELYPHTVTAEEIRNMHAAGIVLSGGDTKMDANIDPEIFTLGLPVLGLGSSLEIMTQQFGGKTASMEAHGAASTLTAEGSSKLFAEISGSFAAHIGGTEKITELPEGFTATVKDEHGHIAAIENADKGLYGVQFHPEVDSTENGETILRTFLRTICNPTGEWTMESFIEAEVQKIREQVGERKVLCALSGGVDSSVVATLIHRAIGDQLTCIFVDHGLLRKGEVESVVDTFSTKFHMNFIKVDAAKRFLDKLAGVTNPEEKRKIIGNEFIRVFDEESAKLKGIDFLAQGTIYADIIESGTATAEVIKSHHNVGGLPEDMDFELIEPLKALFKDEVRNVGKELGLPEDIYNRQPFPGPGLGVRVLGEVTEEKLNIVRDADYILREEIALAGLDRSIWQYFAILPGIKSVGVRDGKRSYDHAIGLRAVHSSDGMSADWARIPWDVLEKISSRITAEVDHVNRVVYDITAKPPGTIEWE; encoded by the coding sequence ATGTCAGCAGCTCCATTATTGTCAGAACAAGAGAAAATCGTAGTTTTGGATTTAGGCAGCACGTACAACCAGCTAATTACACGAGTTATCCGGGATTTAGGCGTATACAGCGAGCTTTATCCGCACACAGTAACAGCGGAAGAAATTCGTAACATGCACGCAGCTGGCATTGTCTTATCTGGTGGAGATACGAAAATGGACGCAAATATTGATCCTGAAATCTTTACATTAGGACTCCCTGTTCTTGGACTTGGCTCAAGCTTAGAAATCATGACACAGCAATTTGGCGGTAAGACAGCATCTATGGAAGCACATGGTGCAGCGTCTACACTAACTGCTGAAGGATCTTCTAAATTATTTGCAGAAATCAGCGGATCTTTTGCAGCGCATATTGGCGGTACTGAAAAAATTACAGAACTTCCTGAAGGCTTCACTGCAACTGTAAAAGACGAGCATGGACATATCGCAGCAATCGAAAACGCTGATAAAGGACTATACGGCGTTCAGTTCCATCCAGAAGTCGACAGCACAGAAAATGGAGAAACGATTCTTCGCACGTTCCTTCGCACAATCTGCAATCCGACAGGCGAATGGACAATGGAAAGCTTCATTGAAGCAGAAGTACAAAAAATCCGTGAACAAGTCGGCGAACGCAAAGTTTTGTGTGCACTTAGCGGCGGTGTCGATTCTTCAGTGGTTGCAACACTTATTCACCGTGCAATCGGTGATCAGCTGACATGTATCTTTGTGGATCACGGTTTGCTGCGTAAAGGTGAAGTAGAAAGTGTTGTCGATACATTCAGCACGAAATTCCATATGAACTTCATCAAAGTGGATGCTGCAAAACGTTTCTTGGACAAGCTGGCAGGAGTTACAAATCCAGAGGAAAAACGTAAAATCATCGGTAACGAATTCATTCGTGTATTCGATGAAGAATCAGCGAAGCTAAAAGGCATTGATTTCCTTGCACAAGGTACAATTTATGCGGATATCATCGAAAGTGGTACAGCAACTGCGGAAGTCATCAAATCTCACCACAACGTTGGCGGATTACCGGAAGATATGGACTTTGAATTGATCGAGCCATTGAAAGCATTGTTCAAAGACGAAGTACGTAATGTCGGTAAAGAGCTTGGATTGCCTGAAGATATCTACAATCGTCAGCCGTTCCCTGGACCAGGTCTAGGTGTTCGTGTACTTGGTGAAGTGACGGAAGAGAAGTTGAACATTGTACGCGATGCGGATTATATCCTTCGTGAAGAAATTGCTTTAGCTGGTCTTGACCGTTCAATTTGGCAGTACTTTGCAATTCTTCCTGGCATCAAGAGTGTTGGTGTGAGAGACGGCAAGCGTTCGTATGATCACGCAATCGGTCTTCGTGCAGTTCATTCTTCAGACGGTATGAGTGCTGACTGGGCTCGTATCCCTTGGGATGTTTTGGAGAAAATCAGTTCACGTATTACAGCAGAAGTGGATCATGTAAACCGCGTTGTTTATGATATTACTGCAAAACCACCAGGCACAATCGAGTGGGAATAA
- a CDS encoding Ger(x)C family spore germination protein, with translation MKNGRKGALLFLAAVLLFVPFLSGCAYKGVDKRSFVVGIGVDPGDEDPDKFKVTLKIAKPIASLKSVTKNEYAFITHESDSVAEAIRYLDTKADKVLDFSQTKILALNPDLLSGDLFHLMDYFVRRGDVQPLLYVIVAKPNAEEVLKVQPTLESAGENSLYNYFDGTGTESPFVTTTFLFEFRRDYDTKGLSTVLPIVKKDGGGTELEVNHALVLKNKHEPVELNLLETKLYNSLKKNSAGYGYQIDNAGYKFTLTMDRISMKIKIQEKGVQKPRAVVKIKAIGSVNESNKLLSLKKLGTYDRIIEEELSKQVKTLFKDMQEKNMDPFGFGLKYRASRLHNEHVLDDWKAIYPELEFDVKVKMELKSVGALQ, from the coding sequence ATGAAGAATGGAAGAAAAGGAGCCCTTCTGTTTTTAGCTGCGGTGCTTCTGTTCGTCCCCTTCCTGTCAGGCTGTGCATACAAAGGGGTCGATAAACGATCGTTTGTGGTAGGTATCGGGGTGGACCCGGGGGATGAGGATCCGGATAAATTCAAAGTGACTCTGAAAATCGCGAAACCCATAGCTTCTTTGAAATCGGTCACTAAAAACGAATATGCATTCATTACACATGAAAGCGACTCTGTAGCGGAAGCCATCCGTTATCTCGATACGAAAGCCGACAAAGTCCTGGACTTCAGTCAGACAAAGATTCTCGCATTGAACCCTGATCTCCTGTCCGGAGATCTGTTCCATTTGATGGATTATTTCGTTCGCCGCGGGGACGTCCAACCTCTCTTATATGTGATTGTTGCAAAACCAAACGCGGAAGAAGTGCTGAAAGTCCAGCCGACACTCGAATCTGCAGGCGAGAACTCGCTTTATAATTATTTTGACGGAACAGGAACCGAAAGTCCATTCGTCACGACCACGTTTCTGTTCGAATTCCGGAGGGATTATGATACGAAAGGTTTAAGCACCGTGCTTCCCATCGTTAAGAAGGATGGGGGCGGCACTGAATTAGAAGTGAATCATGCCCTTGTCCTGAAAAATAAACATGAACCTGTGGAGCTCAACCTCCTGGAGACCAAGTTATATAACTCACTGAAAAAAAATTCTGCCGGATATGGATATCAGATTGACAACGCCGGGTACAAATTCACCCTCACCATGGACCGAATCTCGATGAAAATCAAAATACAGGAGAAAGGTGTCCAAAAACCGCGTGCAGTCGTGAAGATAAAAGCGATAGGATCCGTCAATGAATCGAACAAGCTACTGTCCTTGAAAAAGTTGGGGACGTACGATAGAATCATCGAAGAAGAACTGTCCAAACAAGTGAAGACTCTCTTCAAGGACATGCAGGAGAAAAATATGGATCCCTTCGGTTTCGGTTTGAAATACCGGGCTTCTCGTTTGCACAATGAGCATGTGCTCGATGATTGGAAAGCGATTTACCCTGAATTGGAATTTGACGTGAAGGTTAAAATGGAATTGAAGTCCGTGGGTGCACTCCAATAA
- a CDS encoding DUF58 domain-containing protein: MTRRRATLTIQTLFVLLVIGGAYSFAMFQGGMVSWTIFYFIVPFSLYALSIVFYPLNKTSVKREIQQPLLGIGESTIVKIRVERTNRYPLLYLSVKEPVNDGFASVTQGGTSRLFVMGFRKEAVFQYELKGNQRGEHNFPPVQIEIADFLGWVKKSETIVAEGESTLLIFPETKSIQYVPIGSYHDKGTTRSPFSLIKETTVATSVRDYQPGDRMSWIHWKSFARTQNLMTKEFENKRGEHVTLLLDARSSGAFEEQIRFAASILKEASVRKADLTFLTTDAANSVIRTISGDGQLRKALTQLARLQPIDETLAKQPNYSVALQGAGAIVVISGNPDALFLRAVLSASRAQPVFCFVVKKGSEPIPSFVDQNIKAAKALGVTVQVLTDEQFERSFQGVAKA, encoded by the coding sequence ATGACACGAAGACGTGCAACACTTACCATTCAAACGCTCTTTGTTTTGCTCGTAATAGGCGGAGCATATTCGTTTGCAATGTTTCAAGGCGGCATGGTTAGCTGGACGATTTTTTACTTCATCGTGCCTTTTTCTTTGTATGCGCTTTCCATTGTATTTTACCCTTTAAATAAGACCTCTGTGAAAAGAGAGATCCAACAACCTCTGCTTGGTATTGGCGAGTCAACAATCGTGAAGATTCGTGTGGAGCGTACAAATCGCTATCCATTGCTGTACCTCTCCGTTAAAGAACCAGTGAATGATGGGTTTGCTTCCGTTACACAAGGAGGAACTTCCCGGTTGTTTGTCATGGGGTTTCGAAAAGAAGCTGTTTTTCAATATGAACTAAAAGGCAATCAAAGAGGAGAGCATAACTTTCCTCCTGTACAAATTGAGATTGCAGACTTTTTAGGGTGGGTGAAAAAGAGTGAAACGATTGTCGCAGAAGGAGAATCCACGCTGCTCATTTTCCCAGAGACGAAGTCGATTCAGTACGTCCCAATCGGTTCTTATCATGACAAAGGGACAACCAGATCGCCGTTTTCATTGATAAAAGAAACGACGGTAGCGACCAGTGTCAGGGACTACCAGCCGGGAGATCGAATGTCATGGATTCATTGGAAGTCATTTGCAAGGACACAAAATCTGATGACAAAAGAATTCGAGAACAAACGGGGAGAGCATGTCACGTTATTGCTGGATGCCAGGTCATCAGGCGCATTTGAAGAACAAATCCGATTCGCAGCCTCTATTTTAAAAGAAGCTTCTGTGCGCAAGGCGGATTTAACGTTTTTAACAACAGATGCAGCCAATTCTGTGATTCGCACCATATCAGGTGATGGGCAGCTTCGAAAAGCACTTACTCAGCTAGCCCGCCTGCAGCCAATTGATGAGACACTAGCGAAACAGCCCAATTATTCGGTTGCCTTGCAAGGCGCTGGAGCGATTGTCGTCATTTCGGGGAATCCAGACGCACTATTCTTGAGGGCTGTCCTTAGCGCATCGCGAGCGCAGCCGGTATTTTGCTTTGTGGTAAAAAAGGGATCGGAGCCGATACCGAGTTTTGTTGATCAAAACATAAAAGCAGCGAAAGCGCTGGGTGTGACTGTTCAAGTGCTGACGGATGAACAGTTTGAACGCTCGTTTCAGGGGGTGGCTAAAGCGTGA
- the purB gene encoding adenylosuccinate lyase, translating into MIERYTRPEMGAIWTDENKYNAWLEVEILASEAWAELGDVPKEDVEKIRQNAGFSVDRILEIEKETRHDVVAFTRAVSETLGDERKWVHYGLTSTDVVDTALSYLLLQANQILRADLVRFIDILAEKAKAHKYTVMMGRTHGVHAEPTTFGLKLALWHEEMKRNLERFDAAAASVQAGKISGAVGTYANVDPFVEQYVCKKLGLTPAPVSTQTLQRDRHAQYLSTLALIATSIEKFAVEVRGLQKSETREVEEFFAKGQKGSSAMPHKRNPIGSENMAGLSRLMRGYMLTAYENVPLWHERDISHSSAERVIFPDATITLNYMFNRFGNILKNLTVYPENMKRNMDRTHGLIYSQRVLLSLIDQGMSREAAYDIVQPLTAQSWDEQRSFKELVKGDQTITDHLNDEQIDECFDYNYHLQKIDLIFERIGLN; encoded by the coding sequence ATGATTGAACGTTATACACGCCCGGAAATGGGAGCGATTTGGACGGATGAAAATAAATACAATGCGTGGCTGGAAGTTGAAATTCTAGCAAGTGAAGCTTGGGCTGAGCTTGGGGATGTTCCAAAAGAAGACGTGGAGAAAATCCGTCAGAACGCAGGCTTTTCTGTAGATCGGATCCTTGAAATTGAGAAAGAAACACGCCATGACGTTGTCGCGTTTACACGTGCTGTTTCTGAAACGCTAGGGGACGAGCGAAAGTGGGTTCATTACGGACTTACTTCCACGGATGTTGTAGATACTGCACTTTCATATTTATTGCTTCAAGCCAACCAAATTTTACGGGCGGATCTCGTGAGATTCATCGATATTCTTGCTGAAAAAGCAAAAGCTCATAAATATACGGTCATGATGGGACGTACGCATGGTGTCCATGCCGAGCCGACAACATTCGGACTGAAGCTGGCATTGTGGCATGAAGAGATGAAACGAAACTTAGAAAGATTTGACGCAGCAGCTGCTTCTGTCCAAGCAGGTAAGATTTCTGGGGCTGTGGGAACGTATGCAAACGTAGATCCGTTTGTCGAGCAGTATGTATGTAAGAAGTTGGGATTGACGCCAGCACCTGTTTCTACACAGACCCTGCAGCGTGATCGCCATGCACAATACCTATCAACTTTAGCATTGATTGCGACTTCGATTGAAAAGTTTGCGGTCGAAGTTCGCGGACTTCAGAAGTCTGAAACTCGGGAAGTTGAGGAGTTCTTTGCGAAAGGCCAAAAAGGATCTTCTGCAATGCCTCACAAGCGTAATCCCATTGGTTCTGAAAATATGGCAGGCCTCTCACGCTTAATGCGCGGGTATATGTTGACTGCTTATGAAAACGTACCGTTATGGCATGAGCGGGATATTTCCCATTCTTCTGCTGAGCGGGTGATTTTCCCAGATGCGACAATTACGCTGAATTACATGTTTAATCGTTTCGGCAACATCTTGAAGAACTTAACGGTTTATCCTGAGAATATGAAGCGTAATATGGATCGTACGCACGGCCTGATCTATTCGCAGCGTGTACTGTTGTCTTTGATTGATCAAGGGATGTCACGCGAGGCCGCTTATGATATCGTACAGCCTTTGACTGCTCAGTCATGGGACGAGCAGCGTTCGTTTAAAGAGCTTGTTAAAGGGGATCAGACGATTACTGACCATTTAAATGATGAACAGATTGATGAGTGCTTCGACTACAATTATCATCTGCAAAAGATCGATCTGATTTTTGAGCGTATTGGACTTAACTGA
- a CDS encoding NETI motif-containing protein, protein MSQRKTVWFQVEEHETISDCLDRMKAEGYMPAGRREEPLFEEQDGKYVPIRQIIQLKGVLTDSE, encoded by the coding sequence GTGAGTCAACGAAAAACAGTGTGGTTTCAAGTTGAAGAACATGAGACGATTTCAGATTGTCTCGACCGGATGAAAGCGGAAGGCTACATGCCTGCAGGCCGGCGGGAAGAACCATTATTTGAAGAGCAGGATGGCAAATATGTGCCGATCCGTCAGATCATCCAATTGAAGGGTGTTCTGACGGATAGTGAATGA
- a CDS encoding GerAB/ArcD/ProY family transporter — protein MSRFLYYMIIINMLAIITTPVPRLLLLHSNDGALTAILLGAIAGVLFTYMTVAFFIQFPGQDLIDLLTKHTSHWVRIPVTIYLAVIWFIAGTVTLVMTVFLLITFLTPLMSIYIITLSILVTVFFGVLLKTKSVLFTTEIIFILMLPIALLMFFKLFTSKQLDFDQVRLAVMHINTLPDYTSFTASMFLFMGCANLIVYNKYFKEKQYISKSSVVVISAVGIFMLINSYFIPIGFSGFDQIDQLLFPWASSADSVRMKYGFVERVVFIFMFLFVTIAFLSIIIHWHVAYRLVSSLLRLKVLQFKQQNFTPFLIVTIFCALGLWITVQLTQHQLYLYSMYYYNTLPIFIIILFLTMRAIKKGAAS, from the coding sequence ATGAGCCGTTTCCTGTACTATATGATCATCATAAATATGCTCGCCATCATCACGACACCTGTTCCGCGTCTTCTGTTGCTGCATTCGAACGATGGTGCCCTTACCGCCATCCTTCTCGGTGCTATCGCCGGGGTCCTTTTCACCTACATGACCGTAGCTTTCTTCATCCAGTTCCCTGGGCAGGACCTGATTGACTTATTGACGAAGCATACGTCCCATTGGGTCCGCATCCCTGTCACCATCTACTTAGCGGTCATCTGGTTCATCGCCGGGACGGTTACGCTGGTCATGACGGTGTTTTTACTGATTACATTCTTAACACCGCTCATGTCCATTTACATTATTACGTTGTCCATATTGGTCACCGTTTTCTTCGGTGTCCTCCTGAAGACGAAAAGTGTACTTTTCACGACGGAAATCATTTTCATTCTCATGCTGCCGATCGCCCTGCTGATGTTTTTCAAGCTATTCACAAGCAAGCAACTGGATTTTGATCAAGTCCGCCTGGCAGTTATGCACATCAATACGCTGCCGGACTACACATCATTCACGGCAAGCATGTTTCTGTTCATGGGATGCGCGAACCTGATTGTATACAACAAATACTTTAAAGAAAAACAGTACATTTCCAAGAGTTCCGTGGTTGTGATCAGTGCTGTCGGCATATTTATGCTGATCAATTCTTATTTCATACCTATCGGGTTTTCGGGGTTCGACCAAATCGATCAGCTCTTGTTCCCTTGGGCTTCGTCCGCTGATTCTGTCCGCATGAAATATGGTTTTGTGGAACGCGTCGTTTTCATCTTCATGTTCTTGTTCGTTACAATTGCATTCCTGAGCATCATCATCCATTGGCATGTCGCATATAGGCTGGTTTCGAGCCTTCTCAGGCTGAAAGTTTTACAATTCAAGCAACAGAACTTTACTCCTTTTCTGATTGTCACTATCTTCTGTGCACTCGGTCTTTGGATTACTGTCCAGCTAACGCAACACCAGCTATACCTCTATTCCATGTACTACTACAATACGCTCCCGATTTTTATCATTATCCTCTTTTTGACAATGCGGGCCATCAAGAAAGGAGCAGCCTCATGA
- a CDS encoding DUF4129 domain-containing transglutaminase family protein, with amino-acid sequence MKEIRMDRWLVILLYTLAFFMTIEWLKPVADLTDTGYISHFYGFIALCLMFGLFRLPGWIGIPIKIIYITLSLQYVFYGDDWLSAEALNMTASTVGQSFASIWSGEWMEISYLFRTGLFFILLWMLAYLIRFWIEYRKSIMLFFGMTVIFLSVVDTFTPFDASFAIVRVMVIGLLLMGLLFPLRLSAKTNTKLPITNYFKVLAPLGGLLLLVAIVAILVPVKEPVWPDPVPFIRSAAGLGNTGSGQGVSKVGYDPDDTQLGGAFQQDDTLVFEAYVDSRQYWKMETKNTYTTKGWIQSSGDDYQDHQGRFSNLIGGQVLIPPRQRADVDLYEPLPILPYPYGFEELQTAEGLLYNTEEDTGKLSLNSSEPLDMTYRTEFVQPEYSLKELRATEMGELASISYEMDPYLTLPLEVPSRVEELAHELTKDAPSVYQKAQAIERYFGRSGFVYAREDVAVPKEDEDYVDQFLFETKRGYCDNFSSSMVVMLRSVGIPARWVKGFAPGELNRDDNRQKYYTITNNQAHSWVEAYMPGIGWMPFEPTIGFNGVSNVNFDIEAAEDDVKEQEQIKRPEKKKQQEQQKQAAKRKSQQESWLLRIIPEWLRSWAAVSIIIGAAVVAIAGGFYVTRKKWLPRLAIRNSRNKSEGWETFAVQYEQLLKHLNRVGIKKPDGMTLMNFAKEVDRVRGDAQMSTLTAAYEKGLYGRTETNQDWAELRKIWEDLIIDTTG; translated from the coding sequence GTGAAAGAAATTCGAATGGATAGATGGCTCGTAATTCTCTTGTATACGCTTGCCTTCTTCATGACAATTGAGTGGCTCAAACCGGTCGCGGACCTGACTGATACGGGTTACATAAGTCATTTCTATGGATTTATAGCATTGTGCTTGATGTTTGGTTTGTTCCGTCTTCCAGGATGGATAGGCATTCCGATTAAGATTATTTATATAACGCTCTCACTCCAATACGTTTTTTATGGAGATGACTGGCTTTCTGCAGAAGCGCTGAACATGACTGCGTCAACTGTGGGGCAAAGCTTTGCATCCATTTGGAGTGGTGAGTGGATGGAGATTTCCTATTTGTTTCGAACAGGATTATTCTTCATATTACTGTGGATGCTCGCTTATTTAATCCGATTTTGGATTGAATATCGCAAGTCAATTATGTTGTTTTTCGGAATGACGGTAATCTTCCTCTCGGTCGTGGATACATTTACACCGTTTGACGCTTCTTTTGCGATAGTGCGCGTAATGGTGATCGGGCTGCTATTGATGGGTCTGCTGTTTCCGCTTCGGCTATCCGCGAAAACGAATACGAAGCTGCCGATTACGAATTATTTTAAAGTGTTGGCTCCTTTAGGAGGTTTACTGCTGTTGGTTGCGATCGTAGCAATTCTTGTCCCTGTTAAAGAGCCTGTATGGCCGGATCCCGTGCCCTTTATACGCTCAGCAGCTGGTTTAGGGAACACAGGAAGCGGACAAGGAGTTTCTAAAGTTGGGTATGATCCCGATGATACGCAATTAGGAGGAGCGTTTCAGCAAGATGATACGCTCGTTTTCGAAGCTTATGTAGACTCGCGTCAATATTGGAAGATGGAGACGAAGAATACATATACGACGAAAGGATGGATCCAGTCTTCTGGAGATGATTATCAAGACCACCAAGGACGCTTTTCAAACTTGATTGGAGGACAGGTATTAATCCCGCCAAGACAGCGTGCCGATGTAGATCTGTATGAACCTCTGCCGATTTTGCCATACCCTTATGGATTTGAAGAATTACAGACGGCAGAAGGACTTTTGTATAATACGGAAGAGGATACCGGGAAGCTGTCTTTGAATTCCAGTGAACCGTTAGATATGACATACCGGACGGAATTCGTTCAGCCGGAATACAGTTTGAAAGAACTCCGTGCAACAGAAATGGGTGAGCTCGCTTCTATAAGTTACGAAATGGATCCATATCTGACGTTACCGCTGGAAGTTCCGTCACGTGTAGAAGAACTGGCGCATGAATTAACGAAAGATGCGCCAAGTGTTTATCAAAAAGCACAAGCTATTGAACGGTACTTTGGAAGAAGCGGATTTGTCTATGCGAGAGAAGATGTGGCTGTCCCGAAAGAGGATGAGGATTATGTCGACCAGTTTTTGTTTGAAACGAAACGCGGCTACTGTGATAACTTCAGTTCATCTATGGTGGTTATGCTTCGGTCCGTCGGAATACCTGCGAGATGGGTGAAAGGGTTCGCACCTGGTGAGTTGAATCGTGATGATAATCGGCAGAAGTACTACACGATCACCAACAATCAGGCGCATTCATGGGTGGAGGCGTATATGCCTGGTATAGGCTGGATGCCTTTCGAACCGACAATTGGGTTTAACGGCGTATCGAATGTCAATTTCGATATAGAAGCTGCAGAAGATGATGTGAAAGAACAGGAGCAAATCAAACGTCCGGAAAAGAAAAAGCAGCAAGAACAACAAAAACAAGCTGCTAAACGTAAAAGCCAGCAGGAGTCTTGGCTGCTTCGGATAATTCCGGAATGGCTGCGTTCTTGGGCGGCTGTCAGTATCATTATCGGAGCCGCTGTTGTTGCGATTGCCGGAGGGTTCTATGTCACACGGAAAAAGTGGCTGCCTCGCCTTGCGATACGTAACAGTCGGAATAAGTCTGAAGGCTGGGAAACCTTTGCTGTTCAATATGAACAATTATTGAAGCACTTGAACAGGGTGGGGATTAAAAAACCAGATGGGATGACGTTAATGAACTTCGCAAAAGAAGTAGACCGAGTGCGCGGGGATGCCCAAATGAGTACGTTGACGGCAGCTTATGAAAAAGGATTATACGGGCGCACAGAAACAAATCAAGATTGGGCAGAATTACGTAAAATTTGGGAAGATTTAATCATTGACACAACCGGTTGA